The Nocardioides sp. S-1144 genome includes a region encoding these proteins:
- a CDS encoding NADP-dependent oxidoreductase has product METTQVRLAAYPVGVPADSDFEFATVSLPDLAEGQVLLRAIYLSLDPYVRGRMSTAKSYADPLALGDVVMGGTVCEVVESRSGDRQVGDVVLAFTGWQTHAVVDARHTRRLDPSTAPISTALGVLGMPGFTAYAGLLEIGRPKAGETVVTAAAAGPVGSAVGQIARLKGARAVGIAGGAEKCRVLVEQLGFDAAVDHRSETFVDDLAAATPDGIDVYFENVGGPVAEAVGRRLNRYARVPVCGLVAGYNDTAAAEGPDRLPGFMRRVLTLSLTVRGFIQDEFAATHTADFAREMGGWVGDGSVRYLEDVTDGLDQAPEAFRGLLSGRNLGKALVRVGTDPTSTS; this is encoded by the coding sequence ATGGAGACCACCCAAGTCCGGCTCGCGGCGTACCCCGTGGGCGTGCCCGCCGACTCCGACTTCGAGTTCGCCACCGTCTCGCTGCCCGACCTCGCCGAGGGGCAGGTGCTGCTGCGCGCGATCTACCTGTCGCTCGACCCGTACGTGCGGGGCCGGATGAGCACCGCCAAGTCGTACGCCGACCCGCTCGCCCTGGGCGACGTGGTCATGGGCGGGACCGTCTGCGAGGTCGTCGAGTCGCGCTCCGGGGACCGGCAGGTCGGCGACGTCGTGCTGGCCTTCACCGGCTGGCAGACCCACGCCGTCGTCGACGCGCGCCACACCCGTCGCCTGGACCCCTCGACCGCCCCGATCTCGACGGCGCTCGGCGTGCTCGGCATGCCGGGCTTCACCGCCTACGCCGGCCTGCTCGAGATCGGGAGGCCCAAGGCCGGCGAGACGGTCGTGACCGCCGCGGCCGCCGGCCCGGTCGGCTCCGCCGTGGGCCAGATCGCCAGGCTCAAGGGAGCGCGCGCCGTCGGGATCGCCGGTGGCGCGGAGAAGTGCCGGGTGCTGGTGGAGCAGCTCGGGTTCGACGCGGCGGTCGACCACCGCTCCGAGACCTTCGTCGACGACCTCGCCGCCGCCACGCCCGACGGCATCGACGTCTACTTCGAGAACGTCGGCGGCCCCGTCGCCGAGGCCGTCGGACGCCGCCTCAACCGCTACGCCCGGGTGCCGGTCTGCGGCCTGGTCGCCGGCTACAACGACACCGCGGCCGCCGAGGGCCCCGACCGGCTGCCCGGCTTCATGCGCCGCGTGCTGACCCTGAGCCTGACCGTGCGCGGCTTCATCCAGGACGAGTTCGCCGCGACCCACACCGCCGACTTCGCCCGCGAGATGGGTGGCTGGGTCGGCGACGGCTCGGTCCGCTACCTCGAGGACGTCACCGACGGCCTCGACCAGGCCCCCGAGGCCTTCCGGGGGCTGCTCAGCGGCAGGAACCTCGGCAAGGCGCTGGTCCGGGTCGGCACCGACCCGACGTCGACCTCGTAG
- the uvrA gene encoding excinuclease ABC subunit UvrA — translation MPHDPNDPFVRVRGASEHNLKNVDVDVPRDAMVVFTGVSGSGKSSLAFGTLYAEAQRRYFESVAPYARRLLQQVGAPHVHEITGLPPAVALQQRRGAATSRSTVGTLTTLSNLLRMLFSRAGTYPAGAARLGAEAFSPNTAAGACPRCHGLAEVHDVSEELMVPDTSLSIRDGAIAAWPGAWQGANLRSIVTGLGIDVDAPWHTLPARDRDWLLFTDEQPKVLVKPERDRVDHGYHGLFWSARAHVHHVLNTSKSQMMRDKALRFVRSDVCPACHGTGLQADSLAVTFRGRSIAQTNALSFTELVALLRPVAELTDAGAATSSADSGEATEVAVRLCADLVARVQVLLDLGLGYLSLGRSSTTLSPGEAQRLRIATQLRSGLFGVVYVLDEPSAGLHPADAEPLLDVLDRLKAAGNSLFVVEHDLDVVRRADWIVDIGPGAGEGGGHVLYSGPVSGLEHVEGSVTAEHLFGRAEPLERPQRTPQGWLHLRGVSRHNLDHVSVDVPLCVLSAVTGVSGSGKSTLVTQVLAELVRRHLGQAPDDAEESELEIDVDDATGLESFDRLVRVDQRPIGRTPRSNLATYTGLFDAVRKVYAATPQARERGYGAGRFSFNVAEGRCETCQGEGFVSVELLFLPGTYAPCPTCHGARYNAETLEVTYRDKNVAEVLGLSVDEAADFLADVPAAARSLTTLREVGLGYLRLGQPATELSGGEAQRIKLATELQRARRGHALYLLDEPTAGLHPADTALLVRQLHRLVDAGNTVVLVEHDLDTIVSADWVIDLGPGGGDEGGRVVATGTPEEVARVTASATAPYLATRLAALAPDR, via the coding sequence GTGCCCCACGACCCGAACGACCCCTTCGTCCGTGTGCGCGGCGCCAGCGAGCACAACCTCAAGAACGTCGACGTCGACGTCCCCCGCGACGCGATGGTCGTCTTCACCGGGGTCTCCGGGTCGGGCAAGTCCTCCCTCGCGTTCGGCACGCTGTACGCCGAGGCGCAGCGGCGCTACTTCGAGTCGGTGGCGCCGTACGCGCGCCGGCTGCTGCAGCAGGTGGGTGCCCCGCACGTGCACGAGATCACCGGGCTCCCGCCGGCGGTGGCGCTGCAGCAGCGGCGCGGCGCGGCCACCTCGCGCTCGACGGTCGGGACGCTGACGACGCTGTCGAACCTGCTGCGGATGCTCTTCTCGCGCGCCGGCACCTACCCGGCCGGCGCGGCGCGGCTCGGGGCGGAGGCGTTCTCGCCGAACACCGCGGCCGGGGCGTGCCCGCGCTGCCACGGCCTGGCGGAGGTGCACGACGTCAGCGAGGAGCTGATGGTGCCCGACACCTCGTTGAGCATCCGCGACGGCGCGATCGCGGCCTGGCCGGGCGCGTGGCAGGGCGCGAACCTGCGCAGCATCGTGACCGGCCTCGGCATCGACGTCGACGCACCGTGGCACACGCTGCCGGCCCGCGACCGCGACTGGCTGCTGTTCACCGACGAGCAGCCGAAGGTGCTGGTCAAGCCCGAGCGGGACCGCGTCGACCACGGCTACCACGGCCTGTTCTGGAGCGCCCGCGCGCACGTCCACCACGTCCTGAACACCTCGAAGAGCCAGATGATGCGCGACAAGGCGTTGCGCTTCGTCCGCAGCGACGTCTGCCCGGCCTGCCACGGCACCGGGCTCCAGGCCGACTCGTTGGCGGTCACCTTCCGGGGCCGGAGCATCGCGCAGACCAACGCGCTGTCGTTCACCGAGCTGGTCGCGCTGCTGCGCCCGGTGGCCGAGCTCACCGACGCCGGCGCGGCCACGTCCTCGGCCGACTCGGGCGAGGCGACCGAGGTGGCGGTGCGGCTGTGCGCCGACCTCGTCGCGCGGGTGCAGGTGCTGCTCGACCTGGGGCTCGGCTACCTCTCGCTGGGGCGCAGCTCCACGACCCTGTCGCCGGGTGAGGCCCAGCGGCTGAGGATCGCCACCCAGCTGCGCTCGGGCCTGTTCGGGGTCGTCTACGTGCTCGACGAGCCGTCCGCGGGCCTGCACCCGGCCGACGCCGAGCCGCTGCTCGACGTGCTCGACCGGCTCAAGGCCGCGGGCAACTCGCTGTTCGTCGTCGAGCACGACCTCGACGTCGTGCGCCGCGCCGACTGGATCGTCGACATCGGGCCGGGGGCCGGCGAGGGCGGCGGCCACGTGCTCTACTCCGGCCCGGTGTCGGGCCTCGAGCACGTCGAGGGCTCGGTCACCGCCGAGCACCTCTTCGGACGTGCGGAGCCGCTCGAGCGACCCCAGCGGACGCCGCAGGGCTGGCTGCACCTGCGCGGCGTCAGCCGGCACAACCTGGACCACGTCTCGGTCGACGTCCCGCTGTGCGTGCTGAGCGCGGTGACCGGCGTCTCGGGGTCGGGAAAGTCGACCCTGGTCACCCAGGTGCTCGCCGAGCTGGTGCGCCGCCACCTCGGCCAGGCCCCCGACGACGCCGAGGAGAGCGAGCTCGAGATCGACGTCGACGACGCCACCGGGCTGGAGTCCTTCGACCGTCTCGTGCGCGTCGACCAGCGTCCGATCGGGCGGACGCCGCGCTCCAACCTGGCCACCTACACCGGGCTGTTCGACGCGGTGCGCAAGGTGTACGCCGCGACCCCGCAGGCCCGCGAGCGCGGGTACGGCGCGGGTCGCTTCTCCTTCAACGTCGCCGAGGGACGCTGCGAGACGTGCCAGGGGGAGGGGTTCGTCTCGGTCGAGCTGCTGTTCCTGCCCGGCACCTACGCACCGTGCCCGACCTGCCACGGGGCGCGCTACAACGCCGAGACGCTCGAGGTCACCTACCGCGACAAGAACGTCGCCGAGGTGCTGGGACTCTCCGTCGACGAGGCCGCGGACTTCCTGGCCGACGTCCCCGCCGCGGCGCGGAGCCTGACGACGCTGCGCGAGGTCGGCCTGGGCTACCTCCGCCTGGGGCAGCCGGCGACCGAGCTCAGCGGTGGCGAGGCCCAGCGGATCAAGCTGGCCACCGAGCTGCAGCGGGCCCGGCGCGGGCACGCGCTCTACCTGCTCGACGAGCCCACCGCCGGCCTGCACCCCGCCGACACCGCCCTGCTGGTCCGCCAGCTGCACCGGCTGGTGGACGCCGGCAACACCGTGGTGCTGGTCGAGCACGACCTCGACACGATCGTCAGCGCCGACTGGGTCATCGACCTGGGCCCGGGCGGGGGCGACGAGGGTGGGCGGGTGGTCGCCACCGGGACCCCGGAGGAGGTCGCCCGGGTCACCGCCAGCGCGACGGCGCCGTACCTGGCCACGCGGCTCGCGGCCCTCGCCCCCGACCGGTAG
- a CDS encoding zinc-dependent alcohol dehydrogenase, with the protein MKAMVYRGPYRVRVEEKDRPRIEHPNDAIVRVTRAAICGSDLHLYHGMMPDTRVGHTFGHEFVGIVDEVGPSVQELRVGDKVMVPFNVFCGSCYFCARGLYSNCHNVNPNATAVGGIYGYSHTTGGYDGGQAEYVRVPFADVGPSLVPPWLDDEDAVLMTDALATGYFGAQLGDIRELDTVVVLGAGPVALFAAKSAWLMGAGRVIVIDHLDDRLEKARTFAHAETYNFVEHRDVAVLLKRITDHLGADVVIDAVGAEADGNLLMHVTSAKLKLQGGSPVALNWAIDGVRKGGTVSVVGAYGPLFSAVKFGDALNKGLTLNMNQTPVKRQWPRLLEHVRAGHLKPSDVVTHRFPLEHVAEAYHAFSAKLDGIIKPILVVDGAA; encoded by the coding sequence ATGAAGGCGATGGTGTACCGAGGGCCCTACCGGGTCCGGGTCGAGGAGAAGGACCGCCCCCGCATCGAGCACCCCAACGACGCGATCGTGCGGGTGACCAGGGCGGCGATCTGCGGCTCCGACCTGCACCTGTACCACGGGATGATGCCCGACACCCGGGTCGGCCACACGTTCGGCCACGAGTTCGTCGGCATCGTCGACGAGGTCGGTCCGTCGGTGCAGGAGCTGCGGGTCGGAGACAAGGTCATGGTGCCGTTCAACGTGTTCTGCGGCTCCTGCTACTTCTGTGCCCGCGGCCTCTACTCGAACTGCCACAACGTCAACCCCAACGCCACCGCCGTCGGCGGCATCTACGGCTACTCCCACACCACGGGCGGCTACGACGGCGGCCAGGCGGAGTACGTGCGGGTGCCGTTCGCCGACGTCGGCCCCTCGCTGGTCCCGCCCTGGCTCGACGACGAGGACGCCGTGCTGATGACCGACGCGCTCGCCACCGGCTACTTCGGTGCCCAGCTGGGCGACATCCGCGAGCTCGACACGGTCGTCGTGCTCGGTGCGGGCCCGGTCGCGCTCTTCGCGGCCAAGTCGGCCTGGCTGATGGGTGCGGGTCGGGTGATCGTGATCGACCACCTCGACGACCGGCTCGAGAAGGCGCGCACCTTCGCCCACGCCGAGACCTACAACTTCGTCGAGCACCGCGACGTCGCCGTGCTCCTCAAGCGGATCACCGACCACCTGGGCGCCGACGTCGTGATCGACGCCGTCGGTGCCGAGGCCGACGGCAACCTGCTGATGCACGTCACCTCGGCCAAGCTGAAGCTGCAGGGCGGGTCGCCGGTCGCGCTCAACTGGGCCATCGACGGCGTCCGCAAGGGCGGCACCGTCTCGGTCGTCGGCGCCTACGGCCCGTTGTTCAGCGCGGTGAAGTTCGGCGACGCCCTCAACAAGGGACTGACCCTCAACATGAACCAGACGCCCGTCAAGCGACAGTGGCCCCGGCTGCTCGAGCACGTTCGCGCCGGCCACCTCAAGCCCAGCGACGTCGTGACGCACCGCTTCCCGCTCGAGCACGTGGCCGAGGCGTACCACGCGTTCTCGGCCAAGCTCGACGGCATCATCAAGCCGATCCTCGTCGTGGACGGTGCGGCATGA
- a CDS encoding DUF1360 domain-containing protein, translating into MSPTPPQRDAVSLLVDALATYRLVKLVKDDKIAEPVRDRVVEAQGPPDRSKVSYLVHCPWCLSIYFGAAVTLARHRWPGPTALVSRSLALSSMAGLASLHLEKH; encoded by the coding sequence GTGAGCCCGACCCCACCCCAGCGCGACGCCGTCAGCCTCCTGGTCGACGCGCTCGCGACCTACCGGCTGGTGAAGCTGGTCAAGGACGACAAGATCGCCGAGCCCGTGCGCGACCGCGTCGTCGAGGCGCAGGGTCCGCCGGACCGCTCGAAGGTCTCGTACCTGGTCCACTGCCCGTGGTGCCTGTCGATCTACTTCGGCGCCGCCGTCACCCTGGCCCGCCACCGCTGGCCGGGGCCGACGGCGCTGGTCTCGCGGTCGCTGGCCCTGTCCTCGATGGCGGGGCTGGCCTCGCTGCACCTCGAGAAGCACTGA
- a CDS encoding rhodanese-like domain-containing protein, producing the protein MPTTTVRDTGTHTGTHVGTHVGTVTPARLRRLLDGDEEVAVLDVRDPVARAAGHLVRSAPAPLHDLERRARGLVPRLGTVVVVASDPALDDQAAAILAGLGYERVHVLEGGLDAWRACGGRTYAGTHVLGTALGEWIRTTSVDAGAGVDDVRARARQTLEAAGVERVDAAGLARLVADPTRTTYVVDVRGPAEHAAGHVPGSLHVPGDRLVRAVEEHLAVRRAHVVIVDDADLLRSAATVARLRHLHDGPVHVHVHDGAAAPVPVPVPDVPVVDAVTGHEMAAMLRARVVSVVDLRSSAAYAAGHVGGSVHARREQLPSLLPGLSSPVVLVGDDDLVPDFIAAEADRLLGGRGDVHILEGGIDAFPGNLTTADPSYAGPVVDRAGPPPSGPEGDAWHRARAAWAAGLLAAVAAAGDPDLDFDAGALGQSTSIRGLQPVRP; encoded by the coding sequence GTGCCCACCACCACGGTCCGCGACACCGGCACCCACACCGGCACCCACGTCGGCACCCACGTCGGCACCGTCACGCCGGCCAGGCTGCGCCGGCTCCTGGACGGCGACGAGGAGGTCGCCGTCCTCGACGTGCGCGACCCCGTGGCGCGCGCCGCCGGCCACCTGGTCCGCAGCGCGCCCGCGCCCCTGCACGACCTCGAGCGCCGGGCGCGCGGCCTGGTCCCGCGCCTCGGCACCGTCGTCGTCGTGGCCTCCGACCCCGCGCTCGACGACCAGGCCGCCGCGATCCTGGCCGGGCTCGGGTACGAGCGCGTCCACGTGCTCGAGGGCGGGCTCGACGCCTGGCGCGCCTGCGGCGGTCGCACCTACGCCGGCACCCACGTGCTGGGCACGGCGCTGGGGGAGTGGATCAGGACGACCTCCGTCGACGCCGGCGCCGGCGTCGACGACGTGCGCGCCCGGGCGCGACAGACGCTCGAGGCCGCCGGCGTCGAGCGGGTCGACGCCGCCGGGCTCGCCCGGCTGGTCGCCGACCCGACGCGGACGACCTACGTCGTCGACGTGCGCGGCCCCGCGGAGCACGCCGCGGGCCACGTGCCCGGCAGCCTCCACGTCCCGGGCGACCGGCTGGTGCGCGCCGTCGAGGAGCACCTCGCGGTGCGGCGGGCGCACGTCGTGATCGTCGACGACGCCGACCTCCTGCGCAGCGCCGCCACGGTCGCCCGGCTCCGCCACCTGCACGACGGACCGGTGCACGTGCACGTGCACGACGGCGCCGCCGCGCCGGTCCCGGTTCCGGTCCCCGACGTGCCGGTCGTCGACGCGGTCACCGGCCACGAGATGGCCGCGATGCTCCGCGCACGGGTGGTCTCGGTCGTCGACCTGCGCTCGTCCGCGGCCTACGCCGCCGGCCACGTCGGCGGCTCGGTGCACGCCCGCCGCGAGCAGCTGCCGTCGCTGCTGCCCGGGCTGAGTAGCCCGGTGGTGCTGGTCGGCGACGACGACCTGGTGCCCGACTTCATCGCCGCCGAGGCCGACCGCCTGCTCGGCGGGCGGGGCGACGTCCACATCCTCGAGGGCGGCATCGACGCCTTCCCCGGCAACCTGACCACGGCCGACCCGTCCTACGCCGGGCCCGTGGTGGACCGCGCCGGCCCGCCGCCGTCCGGCCCGGAGGGCGACGCGTGGCACCGCGCCCGCGCCGCCTGGGCCGCCGGCCTGCTGGCCGCCGTCGCCGCCGCCGGCGACCCCGACCTCGACTTCGACGCGGGAGCGCTCGGTCAGTCGACGTCGATCCGCGGGCTCCAGCCCGTGCGGCCGTAG
- a CDS encoding MFS transporter produces the protein MISIWRQPGMRPLVVMTFLGFCGYAVLLPVAPLWAVAGGADTGESGLVNGVLLLFTVLTQLFVPRALRRLGWGPTLVVGMVLLGVPAALLAVSDALGPVLALSAARGVGFGVLTVTGSSAVAALVGTERRGEAIGVYGLAVALPNLVLLPAGPWLAENAGFGVVFAISALPLLAVPAALRLASTLHHTAPDLLAAGGGDADPGDPASTAYRRLLRPTLLLLSVTLAGGAVLTFAPQMVSGTTATAGLFLMGLVAALGRWRAGMLADRYGPQRFLWPLVLLTGLGTALVAWSVAEPVEPLVFLVAMVVVGLAYGGLQNLTLVVAFGAVSRRHHHLASAVWNVGFDAGTALGSVAVGAIAVQASFSSAFWLVACLTVAVLPVALRSPSGAR, from the coding sequence GTGATCTCGATCTGGCGGCAGCCGGGGATGCGGCCGCTCGTCGTGATGACGTTCCTGGGGTTCTGCGGCTACGCCGTCCTGCTCCCGGTCGCCCCCCTGTGGGCGGTCGCCGGCGGCGCCGACACCGGGGAGTCGGGCCTCGTCAACGGCGTGCTGCTGCTGTTCACCGTGCTGACCCAGCTGTTCGTCCCGCGGGCGCTGCGCCGCCTCGGCTGGGGGCCGACGCTCGTGGTCGGGATGGTCCTGCTCGGCGTGCCGGCCGCGCTCCTGGCGGTCAGCGACGCGCTCGGCCCGGTGCTGGCGCTCAGCGCCGCCCGCGGCGTCGGGTTCGGCGTCCTCACCGTCACCGGCAGCTCGGCCGTGGCGGCCCTGGTCGGCACCGAGCGGCGCGGGGAGGCGATCGGCGTCTACGGCCTGGCCGTGGCGCTCCCCAACCTGGTCCTGCTCCCCGCCGGGCCGTGGCTGGCCGAGAACGCGGGGTTCGGGGTCGTCTTCGCGATCAGCGCGCTCCCGCTCCTGGCCGTCCCGGCGGCGCTCCGGCTCGCCTCGACCCTGCACCACACCGCGCCGGACCTGCTCGCCGCCGGTGGCGGTGACGCCGATCCCGGCGACCCGGCCTCGACCGCCTACCGCCGGCTGCTCCGACCGACCCTGCTGCTGCTCTCCGTCACGCTGGCCGGGGGCGCCGTGCTCACCTTCGCCCCGCAGATGGTCTCCGGGACGACGGCGACCGCCGGGCTCTTCCTCATGGGCCTGGTCGCGGCGCTGGGCCGCTGGCGCGCCGGCATGCTCGCCGACCGGTACGGGCCGCAGCGCTTCCTGTGGCCGCTGGTGCTGCTCACCGGCCTCGGCACCGCGCTGGTGGCGTGGTCGGTCGCCGAGCCGGTCGAGCCCCTGGTGTTCCTGGTCGCGATGGTCGTGGTGGGGCTGGCCTACGGGGGCCTGCAGAACCTCACCCTGGTCGTGGCGTTCGGCGCGGTCTCGCGCCGCCACCACCACCTGGCGAGCGCGGTGTGGAACGTCGGCTTCGACGCCGGCACCGCCCTCGGCTCGGTGGCGGTCGGCGCGATCGCGGTCCAGGCGTCCTTCTCCTCGGCGTTCTGGCTCGTCGCCTGCCTCACCGTCGCGGTGCTGCCGGTGGCGCTCCGGTCACCCTCGGGCGCGAGGTGA
- a CDS encoding lysophospholipid acyltransferase family protein, giving the protein MPDLRPSLLAPHRKPSRLVHGFLSRLLGWVAGLFSDVDVVGLEHVPQRGGAVLVCNHRSLFDAVALAAALDRTGRDAMVLAKAELFRARLVGSVLRRAGVIPVHRGTDRAADALTSAVASLRGSELVAVFPEGTIPKDGVLLPFKSGAARMALQAGVPVVPVALVGTDHVIASNAQRVKRTLWRRTADRADIDVVIGAPIHLQPGHDPDAVERATESLRTAVADLLAEHDRPAPPSHRTRDLALAALASVPLVGYLVRRRLGRR; this is encoded by the coding sequence ATGCCCGATCTCCGGCCGTCCCTCCTCGCCCCGCACCGCAAGCCGTCCCGTCTCGTCCACGGCTTCCTCAGCCGCCTGCTCGGCTGGGTCGCCGGACTGTTCTCGGACGTCGACGTGGTCGGCCTCGAGCACGTCCCGCAGCGTGGCGGTGCGGTGCTGGTCTGCAACCACCGCAGCCTCTTCGACGCCGTCGCCCTGGCCGCCGCGCTCGACCGCACCGGTCGCGACGCGATGGTGCTGGCCAAGGCCGAGCTGTTCCGCGCCCGGCTGGTCGGCTCGGTGCTCCGGCGCGCCGGCGTCATCCCCGTCCACCGCGGCACCGACCGGGCGGCCGACGCCCTCACCTCGGCGGTGGCCAGCCTGCGCGGCAGCGAGCTGGTGGCGGTCTTCCCCGAGGGCACGATCCCCAAGGACGGCGTCCTGCTGCCCTTCAAGTCGGGCGCGGCACGCATGGCGCTGCAGGCGGGCGTGCCGGTGGTCCCGGTCGCGCTGGTCGGCACCGACCACGTCATCGCCAGCAACGCCCAGCGGGTCAAGCGCACCCTGTGGCGGCGCACGGCCGACCGTGCCGACATCGACGTCGTCATCGGTGCGCCCATCCACCTGCAGCCGGGCCACGACCCCGACGCCGTCGAGCGCGCCACCGAGTCGCTGCGCACCGCCGTCGCCGACCTGCTCGCCGAGCACGACCGGCCCGCGCCGCCCTCGCACCGGACCCGCGACCTCGCGCTGGCCGCCCTCGCCTCCGTGCCCCTCGTCGGCTACCTCGTGCGCCGACGGCTCGGCCGACGGTAG
- a CDS encoding cysteine dioxygenase — translation MTIAPSPATTTSSASVLSADQLPALPGRVMDEDELRAWVREVASRPELWEQHVRHDAGSGRHYVSLHRDADVDVWLLCWNLVDDTGWHDHDTSAGAVAVTRGAVSESRPRLGGTPTTRTVRAGRAFGFGPDHIHRMGGAVDGSVSIHAYSPPLWRMGQYSISPSGVMKRFSVSYADELRPLDG, via the coding sequence ATGACGATCGCCCCTTCCCCGGCGACCACCACCAGCAGCGCCAGCGTGCTCAGCGCCGACCAGCTGCCCGCCCTGCCCGGCCGGGTCATGGACGAGGACGAGCTGCGCGCCTGGGTGCGCGAGGTCGCCTCCCGGCCCGAGCTGTGGGAGCAGCACGTGCGCCACGACGCGGGGAGCGGCCGGCACTACGTCTCGCTCCACCGCGACGCCGACGTCGACGTCTGGCTGCTCTGCTGGAACCTCGTCGACGACACCGGCTGGCACGACCACGACACCTCCGCCGGCGCGGTCGCGGTCACCCGCGGCGCCGTCAGCGAGAGCCGCCCCCGTCTCGGCGGCACGCCCACCACCCGCACGGTGCGCGCCGGCCGCGCGTTCGGCTTCGGCCCCGACCACATCCACCGGATGGGCGGCGCGGTCGACGGCTCGGTCTCGATCCACGCCTACTCGCCGCCGCTGTGGCGGATGGGCCAGTACTCGATCTCCCCGTCCGGCGTGATGAAGCGGTTCTCGGTGTCCTACGCCGACGAGCTGCGCCCGCTCGACGGCTGA
- a CDS encoding LLM class flavin-dependent oxidoreductase encodes MHVGVDSFVSRVTDPSTGHVVGPAERMAHLLEEIELADRSGLYSFGIGEHHREEYYDSAPPVILAAAAARTTSIRLGSAVAVLSAADPVRLFQQFATLDLISGGRTDLVVGRGSFTESFPLFGLDLADYDSLFAEKLDLLLQIRESPQVTWSGEHRAPLTGQGVYPRPVQDRLPIWVGVGGTPQSFVRAGLLGLPLMVAIIGGEPRAFAPLVDLYRRAGAQAGHAPETLKVGLHVFGYVGESRRHAADTIYPGWHEMFTSVSRERGFAPPNRAQFEATSGPDGAFFLGDPDEIVTKLGRVADQLGGVDRIALQMTNPRLAHDDLLRGIELLGTEVAPRVAQL; translated from the coding sequence GTGCACGTCGGCGTCGACAGCTTCGTCTCCCGGGTCACCGACCCGTCCACCGGCCACGTCGTCGGCCCCGCGGAGCGGATGGCCCACCTGCTCGAGGAGATCGAGCTCGCCGACCGGTCGGGGCTCTACTCCTTCGGCATCGGCGAGCACCACCGCGAGGAGTACTACGACTCCGCGCCGCCGGTCATCCTCGCCGCGGCCGCCGCCCGGACGACGTCCATCCGGCTCGGCAGCGCGGTCGCGGTGCTCAGCGCCGCCGACCCGGTGCGGCTCTTCCAGCAGTTCGCGACGCTCGACCTGATCTCGGGCGGCCGGACCGACCTCGTGGTCGGGCGCGGCTCGTTCACCGAGTCGTTCCCGCTCTTCGGCCTCGACCTGGCCGACTACGACTCGCTGTTCGCCGAGAAGCTCGACCTGCTTCTCCAGATCCGGGAGTCGCCGCAGGTGACCTGGTCGGGCGAGCACCGCGCCCCCCTCACGGGTCAGGGCGTCTACCCGCGACCCGTGCAGGACCGGCTCCCGATCTGGGTCGGGGTCGGCGGGACGCCGCAGTCGTTCGTGCGCGCCGGGTTGCTCGGCCTGCCGCTGATGGTGGCGATCATCGGCGGTGAGCCGCGCGCCTTCGCCCCGCTCGTCGACCTGTACCGCCGGGCGGGCGCGCAGGCCGGGCACGCGCCCGAGACCCTCAAGGTCGGTCTCCACGTCTTCGGCTACGTCGGCGAGAGCCGCCGCCACGCCGCCGACACCATCTACCCGGGCTGGCACGAGATGTTCACCTCGGTCTCCCGCGAGCGGGGCTTCGCCCCGCCCAACCGGGCGCAGTTCGAGGCCACCAGCGGACCGGACGGAGCGTTCTTCCTCGGCGACCCCGACGAGATCGTCACCAAGCTCGGCCGCGTCGCGGACCAGCTCGGCGGCGTCGACCGGATCGCGCTGCAGATGACCAACCCGCGCCTGGCCCACGACGACCTCCTGCGCGGCATCGAGCTGCTCGGCACCGAGGTCGCGCCGCGGGTCGCCCAGCTCTGA